The Candidatus Eisenbacteria bacterium nucleotide sequence CGGTCCTCAGGGCCGGCGGCTCCGGGGCGGCGATGATGGTGCGGGCGGGATTCGAGCTCGCCGAGCGTGTCCTCGCCTTCCCGACGCCGGTCGTGATCGCGTGCACCGGGCACGCCGTCGCGATGGGCGTCTTCCTGCTCCTCTCAGGCGACTACCGGCTCGGAGCGGCGGGCTCCTACAAGCTCACGGCGAACGAAGTCGCCATCGGGCTCACCATGCCGCGCGCCGCGGTGGAGATCCTCCGCCAGCGGCTCTCGCCGTCGTACTTCAACCGCGCGGTGACGATCGCCGAGCCGTTTTCGCCCGACAATGCCGTGGAGGCCGGCTTCCTCGATCGCGTGGTTCCTGCGGCCGAGCTGCACGCCA carries:
- a CDS encoding crotonase/enoyl-CoA hydratase family protein; translation: MPALVGYQLEDVVATITMDDGKVNALSLRMFTELNAALDRAEADRAVVLLCGREGVFSAGFDLSVLRAGGSGAAMMVRAGFELAERVLAFPTPVVIACTGHAVAMGVFLLLSGDYRLGAAGSYKLTANEVAIGLTMPRAAVEILRQRLSPSYFNRAVTIAEPFSPDNAVEAGFLDRVVPAAELHATARNVARQLSALDMVAHKASKLRARTHTLAAVRAGIDADYAAFRARA